The Staphylothermus marinus F1 genome has a segment encoding these proteins:
- a CDS encoding GNAT family N-acetyltransferase, protein MILWRKSRGVNEKDIPNIYEIFENAKKRLQERAQGYRIRNAEEKDLEDVRQINMITLPENYPSYFFRELWIKYGKSFYVAEAPGGKIVGYIMCRVETKPGYFKHFLVRSGHIVSIAVLEKHRRKGLGYALMAYALKSLYEEYNCSESYLEVRVTNKPAISLYEKLGYKTIKILHHYYLDGEDAFLMARPLP, encoded by the coding sequence TTGATCTTGTGGCGAAAAAGTAGGGGTGTTAATGAAAAAGATATACCCAACATTTACGAGATATTCGAGAACGCTAAGAAGAGATTGCAGGAGAGAGCTCAAGGGTATAGGATAAGAAATGCTGAGGAAAAGGATCTAGAGGATGTGAGACAAATAAACATGATCACATTACCGGAGAACTATCCATCCTACTTCTTCAGAGAACTATGGATAAAATATGGTAAATCATTCTATGTAGCAGAAGCGCCTGGAGGAAAAATAGTGGGTTACATAATGTGTCGAGTGGAAACAAAGCCTGGATACTTTAAACACTTCCTAGTTAGGAGCGGGCACATAGTTAGTATAGCTGTTCTAGAAAAACATCGTAGAAAAGGGCTTGGATACGCCTTAATGGCATATGCTTTGAAAAGTTTATATGAGGAATATAATTGTAGTGAATCATATCTCGAAGTTAGAGTAACAAATAAACCAGCAATAAGTCTCTATGAAAAACTAGGATATAAAACCATAAAAATACTCCACCATTATTATCTCGACGGAGAAGACGCTTTCCTCATGGCTAGACCATTACCATAA
- the coaBC gene encoding bifunctional phosphopantothenoylcysteine decarboxylase/phosphopantothenate--cysteine ligase CoaBC — MRILAELPLIEEYSPLRNRRILFGLTASSSIYRSIDLIRKLIRLGAEIKVVMTRESLSLITPDLVEWAIGSKPLIEFTGRAEHIELANWAEAFIIAPATLNTISRIAYGIADQLLHLTAITMMGAGKKLAILPTMNMKLYNSPQYREAINKLASYNNVSIINPLIEEGKAKFPPINDVVHCIDALVNRGRDLEGKYMLITAGPTIEYIDPVRIITNNSSGLMGVLLAREAVCRGAVVDLVHGPLRVEPPYNVNKYPVTTTAQMAKTISKLTNEKQYDAAIFAAAPSDYTVLSRSHKKISTHEHVSLVVRLKQTPKTIKYVSRSKKPKLLIIFSAETVDNHLELVEKARNKLLEYNADLAIANNVSISGVGFSSNYIDACIVSSDSHECMGVIRKEVLARKIIDIVKQNI, encoded by the coding sequence GTGAGAATCTTGGCAGAGCTCCCCCTGATAGAAGAGTATTCTCCGCTTAGGAATAGAAGAATACTGTTTGGTTTGACTGCTAGTTCCTCTATTTATAGATCAATTGATCTTATAAGGAAACTTATCCGGTTAGGAGCGGAGATAAAAGTAGTCATGACTAGGGAATCCCTTAGCTTAATTACACCTGATCTAGTTGAGTGGGCTATTGGGTCTAAACCATTAATTGAATTCACGGGTAGAGCCGAACACATAGAATTAGCTAATTGGGCTGAAGCATTCATTATAGCCCCCGCTACTCTGAACACTATTTCGAGAATAGCTTATGGAATAGCTGATCAATTGCTTCACTTAACCGCTATAACAATGATGGGGGCTGGTAAAAAATTAGCAATACTGCCAACTATGAATATGAAACTATATAATAGTCCTCAGTACCGTGAAGCAATTAATAAACTAGCTAGTTACAATAATGTCTCCATTATTAATCCATTAATAGAGGAGGGTAAAGCAAAGTTTCCACCAATAAACGATGTTGTCCACTGTATTGATGCACTAGTTAATAGAGGACGTGATCTTGAAGGTAAATATATGCTCATAACAGCTGGGCCCACAATAGAATATATTGATCCAGTAAGAATAATCACAAATAACAGTTCAGGATTAATGGGTGTATTACTTGCAAGAGAAGCGGTTTGTAGGGGGGCAGTAGTCGACTTGGTCCATGGTCCATTAAGGGTGGAGCCACCGTATAATGTTAATAAATATCCTGTTACAACAACTGCTCAAATGGCTAAGACTATTTCAAAGCTTACAAATGAGAAACAATATGATGCAGCAATATTTGCTGCTGCACCATCAGACTACACCGTATTGTCTAGAAGCCATAAAAAGATATCAACACATGAACATGTCAGCTTAGTTGTAAGATTGAAGCAGACCCCTAAAACAATAAAGTATGTGTCTCGAAGTAAGAAGCCAAAACTATTAATTATATTCTCTGCTGAAACAGTGGATAACCATTTAGAACTTGTGGAGAAAGCTAGAAATAAACTATTAGAGTATAATGCTGATCTAGCAATAGCTAATAATGTCAGCATTAGCGGCGTAGGTTTCTCATCAAACTATATTGATGCATGCATCGTCTCTAGTGATAGTCATGAATGCATGGGTGTGATAAGAAAAGAAGTATTGGCGAGAAAGATTATTGATATAGTAAAACAAAATATCTAA
- a CDS encoding 4-phosphopantoate--beta-alanine ligase encodes MRIPPNHPRRESLLLREKIVEGYKRGIVALEGLIAHGRGECFDYLLGEKTHDFAYEAIRAAAAALLLAEYPVLSVNGNTAMLVPSEIVKLARIVNAKIEVNLFYRTREREEAIADWLRKHGATEVLGVGEDASATIPELFSERRRVSPRGILRADVVFVPLEDGDRTEALRRMGKTVIAVDLNPLSRTARAANITIVDNIVRALPILVEEANKLRKADRSMLRRILEGYDNNHVLSRALIAIKNRLERLANSKIVLDIS; translated from the coding sequence TTGAGAATACCTCCTAATCATCCTAGGAGAGAAAGCTTATTGTTACGGGAAAAAATAGTTGAGGGATACAAGAGAGGAATAGTTGCTTTAGAAGGATTAATAGCTCATGGGCGGGGCGAGTGCTTCGATTACTTGCTTGGAGAAAAAACACATGATTTCGCATATGAAGCTATAAGAGCTGCTGCGGCTGCTTTATTGCTTGCTGAATACCCTGTTTTATCAGTAAATGGTAATACAGCTATGCTTGTCCCCTCAGAAATAGTGAAGCTAGCTAGAATAGTGAATGCAAAGATCGAGGTTAACTTGTTTTATAGGACGAGGGAGAGGGAGGAAGCTATTGCTGATTGGTTAAGGAAACATGGTGCTACGGAAGTTCTGGGTGTGGGGGAAGATGCTTCAGCAACTATTCCCGAATTATTTAGTGAGAGGCGGAGGGTTAGTCCAAGGGGAATACTGCGTGCTGACGTTGTTTTTGTTCCATTAGAAGATGGTGATCGAACGGAGGCTTTGCGGAGGATGGGTAAAACAGTTATAGCTGTTGATTTAAACCCATTATCGAGAACTGCTCGTGCAGCGAATATTACTATTGTTGATAATATTGTAAGAGCTCTCCCCATACTTGTAGAGGAAGCTAATAAGCTTAGAAAAGCGGATCGATCCATGCTTCGCAGAATCCTTGAAGGATACGATAACAACCATGTATTGAGCAGAGCATTAATTGCGATAAAGAATAGATTAGAACGTCTTGCTAATAGTAAAATAGTTCTTGATATATCTTAG
- a CDS encoding pantoate kinase has protein sequence MFIKIPLHISGLWYPIITNNPLTTGSIGAGINIALYLTAKLRNTEKCGILLNNEEVLKDHSRAICGKLGVNLSVDEKSPISLGYGFGLSAACLLGLSLSSLLVKNITIEKATWPAHVAEVIYNTGYGDVIAEFYGGLEIRVKPGPPGIGVVEHIYPGRKVDLIVSVLPGREDTPSMLKRIGKETYDLARKLIDELLEKPSVEEFFVKAHVFTSKIFSYDNIDKLLSPYRSKIIGYFRKKQALVLWVENEWLDEIYSYLNKYFLSFKTWIDMYGVRFENTS, from the coding sequence TTGTTTATCAAAATCCCCCTACACATTTCTGGATTATGGTATCCTATAATAACAAATAATCCCTTGACAACGGGGAGTATTGGGGCGGGAATAAATATAGCATTATACTTAACAGCTAAGCTGAGAAATACTGAGAAATGTGGTATTCTATTAAATAATGAGGAAGTATTAAAGGATCATTCCCGAGCCATATGTGGAAAACTAGGTGTAAACCTATCTGTTGATGAAAAATCACCTATTAGCCTTGGATACGGATTTGGATTATCTGCTGCATGCTTACTTGGTTTAAGTCTTTCATCTCTGTTGGTCAAAAATATCACTATTGAAAAAGCTACTTGGCCTGCTCATGTAGCCGAGGTAATCTATAATACTGGTTACGGAGATGTAATAGCTGAGTTTTATGGAGGCTTGGAAATTAGAGTGAAACCTGGACCACCAGGTATAGGTGTGGTTGAACATATTTATCCGGGTAGAAAAGTTGATCTCATAGTTTCTGTTCTTCCAGGCAGAGAAGATACCCCCTCTATGCTTAAAAGAATAGGTAAGGAAACATATGATCTTGCCAGAAAACTTATTGATGAGCTATTGGAAAAGCCTAGTGTTGAAGAATTTTTTGTGAAAGCACATGTTTTCACTTCTAAAATATTCAGCTATGATAATATAGATAAATTATTATCTCCTTATAGAAGTAAAATCATTGGTTATTTCCGTAAAAAACAAGCACTAGTATTATGGGTTGAAAATGAATGGTTAGATGAGATATATTCTTATTTAAACAAGTATTTTCTATCGTTTAAAACATGGATAGACATGTATGGTGTGAGATTTGAGAATACCTCCTAA